The DNA segment ttctggcaCTAGCCCTAGCAAGGGCATTGACCGATCAGTTGGTGGGTTGGTTTGGGTTCGACGGAGGAATGGGTCGTGGTGGCCTGGCCGAATTCTAGGTCCGGACGAATTACCTGAGAATTCTTTGTCAATGCCAAGACTTGGGACCCCTGTAAAACTTCTTGGGAGGGACGATGCAAGTGTGTAAGTATTATTTTGGTCATTTCTTTAATTTGTACGATCATGTTTCTAACTCTAGCAGGTTACAGAACTGAAATTTTGTGAGCTATTAATCTATATTAGGGAATATGTACCAGATAATCATGATGTTTAGGCTGTTTGCCGGCTTGAGCCCTTTTATCTGTTCACGGTGATTGTTCAAGTGGAAAAGTGGAGCAACGGTCATTATACGAGCTATTAACTTTCAGTTTGTCATTTTGGAATGTTGGGACTTAAGTGTTTTCCTGGTCATCTCAATCACAATCACTGATAATCTCAATGTGttggtatttattttatttacattttTCTTAATCATTTCATTGTGGAAGCGAGAATCTAATGTTGCGAATAAACTTAACAGCTGTTTTCGATTTCTGATTTATTTTCCAAATCAGATTCGATTTTATATTTGCTGTGTAAATTGTCTTTGCGTGTCAAAATTGTTGTTTATTCCCACAGGATCGATGTTGGTGCATCCTCTACATTCTTTAATTACCAcccattaaaatttcacaattcTTCCAGTTTTGATGATAATAAAAAAGTAAGCTGGATTATAAAGGAGAATAGTTTTTTTTGCCCTTGTTTGAGTtctatttattttcattttaatgCTCATATTTCAGCTCTTTAACATCTTAAGTAGGTGATATTCTCGATGGCATATCCTGTTATAGTTCAGCGTAACTGATTAATGACTTTAGCAAGCACATCTGTTTTTACAAAATTGTTCCATGAGTGTAATTATttaagaaaatatgaatttcgtGTCTATGGTTGACCATGACAAGTCCGCTGCCATAAGTAAATCTTCATCAATTGTTTGGATTCTTGAAAAATCAGATCCATGAAGTGGAAACAAAGATATGGATAAAAGAAGTGTTATAAGAAGCAGCTAAGAGTACTTCATAATTATTTGAGAAAATAGTCGAACTAGAAATGGATGATCCAAACATCCTCCATTTACCTCAAtctactctttttttttttttgcctcaTCTGGGTGTCCTGGATGTCGGTATCAGTTGCCTCCAATGCAAAGGTTCTTTCTGTGATGGTTGGATACCAAATATTTTGTGTTTAACTTATTCTTTACTTTTAAACTGAATTTCTAATTTCTCCTCTCCAAAAAAGTTGGTGTTATTTTTCTTGTCTTAcgatttatttgatcaaaatTATTGTTTATGCTCTTTCAGGGACTGGTATAATCTCGAGAGATCCAAAAGAGTTAAAGCTTTTCGCTGTGGGGAGTATGATGATTGCATTGAGAAAGCTAAGGCTGTTGCATCTCATCCGTCTAAGAAAGCTGCCAAATATGCTCGAAGAGAAGATGCCATCATTCACGCTCTTGAGCTTGAAAGTGCTCGTCTTGGAAAAGAGCATCCACACTTATCTGACAAACCAGATACATATCGGGAGCATCCTGGTGTTGATGAATCACCCTCTTCATTTCATACTAATGGGGAAAGAAATGATTATATTGATGGAAATTTGAGTAGTTGTGATGTATTAGATTCGAGTTGTTCAACTGAAGAAAGTGAAGATGATTCCATTCAAGAGGGATCCCAGACTGGTTTACCATTTGTGAAATCGGATCTTATGGATGCAGCTAAGGAAGGAGCTAGGCGGTGGAGAACTCCAAATGATTCGGAGGATGATGGAACAGAAGGTTCAAGACGTATGAAAGGACTCGATGACCTAGGATTAGGCGTGGCGTCATCTTTGAAAAGGAAAAGATCTCTGGTagatcatgttcatgacttctTGAAGAAGAAAAATCGCCGTCGTGCTTTGACAAAAGTTTTGGAGAGTACTCCAAGGTTGCCTGTCCGTGTTTGTGCATCATCCTCTCCAAATGAATCGTGCTTTCCGGAAGCATTGGACTGTAGGGTTTCAGGTTTAGAATCTACCAAATCGAAGAAAAACAACTCAATAGTTGTTAAAAACTCAGGCAGTATGACAGTTTCATGTGAGAATGGAGCATCATTAAACACATCTAAGCATGTTAACGATATTTTAGTTAGATGCAAACTGAAGGAGAATGAAGCTTGTGGTATGACTCCGGAGAATGATTCTCTGGAAGGATTGTTTCGCGTGCCCCTTATTGCTCAAGGTTAGCATCATGCATATATTCTGGATAAAGGTTGTTGCAAGTGTAACCTATTCATTTCTTTATGTTTATACATCTTATTTCGGTGTTCTACTGTTTGAAATTACAGTAGAAATGGCTTAGTGCTTTGGCAAATGTTATGTTTTGCTGCTCGCTTTCTTTTTCGAAAATGGTTGTATCGTTAATGTGTTTTGTTTAATATACTTGTGTAAATTTTGCTGTCTCAGGCTTTTCCAAAATTGTTTCTGCGGACTCACAGATGGCAAGGATTGGTCCTGTGGCAGAATCTAGCCAAAGTAGTCACGTAGAAACCCCACCTTTGGGGAAGGAAGAGCATAATGAATCTGGTCCTACCATCACCAGTGCTGCTTGTATTCATGATATAAGCCTGAGCATAGATAAAGGTGCCTCTGAATGGCAGTCGAAAGGGAAGAGAAACTCTAGGTCAAGGAAAATGGATGCATCCGTTGAGGCTGATGCGGGTATTGACGGTGACAGCTTTTTAGTTGGCTCTAATATAAAGGCAGAGTTTAACTGTCTAAGTGGCACCCACATGTCAGAAAGCTACAGTTGTAATTCAACTTACAGGCCTCCGGCAGAAACTCAAGTTGAAACCCCTCATAGAGGGAGTTGGAGCACTCACAAAGATTCTCGTGCTGGGGGATCAACACCTGAGCCGATGGTTCCTCAGAGGTCACTTCCCTACCGTCAGTCTCGTTTCACGGTAAACCCGAAGTACGACACCTCCGAGTTTTCTCTTGGACACCATATTTCTGGTTCTGGCTTGTATGACGTGCCTGTGGAGACAAAGGGTAGCTGCCGCCCTCAGCGGGTTCCTTATATTTCTCTCATGAGCAGGCTAAATGGGCGGCCTGTTGTAGGTCATCCGCTTGCAATCGAGAAGCTAAGTGGTAGTATGTACGACGATCTAATTATGATGGCCAAATGTCGCACCAGCAGCTCCGAGTTGGACACATCTGATTATCATGTGGATATGGTTCATGGAAAGAGGCCACATGGAACAGCCCTGAGTAAGCATCACCATTTGCAGGCTCGTGGCTCACTGACGAAATCTCCCAGCTCAAGGCAAAACGTGCTCCTGTCAAAGAAGATCAGAAAGTTGTCTTCCCTGACCAGTTCTCGGAGAACCAAAAAAAAGGGACAACCGGTAGTTGAAAAACTCAAGGGCCCTTGTATAGCTTGTATCCCTTTAAACGTAGTTTTCAGTAGGATCATGGCGGCCATGAATAGCTCGACTCGACCTGCGGTTCTACTGATTGCAACAGAGGATGTATAAATTCTGATTGTGTTGGCGAATGGATATATTTATACACCATCTTTAGTTGAATAGGCAGCCATTTTCAGCATTCTTGATAAATAAAATGGTAATTTGACTACGCATTCTGCCCTGCCTTTGCATAAAAATATGAGGCAAGTGCGGGGCAGACTTGAATCTTGACTATTACATATGTACATATAAATTATAATGCAAATTTAGTTACCAAGTCACAAGTTTTTTAGAAGTTGAATCGCGTATGTAGTGTTTTTTTTACTCTTTGAAAGATTTCTAAATCTTGAATGCTTGCACATCAGATTGATTAATAATCGAGAGGATAAATTTGAAGCTTGGATTTCAATTCACATTAATTTCAAACAATTTAACATGGGATGTAATCGtcaaaatacaattaatttagtTTAGATATAAATTTAATGTATTCAAAGTTCTTGTTTTCTAATAAATTTACTCCAAACTTaaactcttttatttatttatttagggcttttttttaaataaaatatctgaGTACCCTCTATAGAAGATGCATATTGGTAAACgagaaattaaattataatttgtgATTGGACAAAAGAAGaccttattattattaaattaaaaaaataagagaAATTTCGTGAAAGGAGCCCTAATTCCTTTTTCTCCGAATCCTCGAAACAAATCCGATCGATAAA comes from the Henckelia pumila isolate YLH828 chromosome 1, ASM3356847v2, whole genome shotgun sequence genome and includes:
- the LOC140881516 gene encoding uncharacterized protein At1g51745-like isoform X3 — encoded protein: MCWDWYNLERSKRVKAFRCGEYDDCIEKAKAVASHPSKKAAKYARREDAIIHALELESARLGKEHPHLSDKPDTYREHPGVDESPSSFHTNGERNDYIDGNLSSCDVLDSSCSTEESEDDSIQEGSQTGLPFVKSDLMDAAKEGARRWRTPNDSEDDGTEGSRRMKGLDDLGLGVASSLKRKRSLVDHVHDFLKKKNRRRALTKVLESTPRLPVRVCASSSPNESCFPEALDCRVSGLESTKSKKNNSIVVKNSGSMTVSCENGASLNTSKHVNDILVRCKLKENEACGMTPENDSLEGLFRVPLIAQGFSKIVSADSQMARIGPVAESSQSSHVETPPLGKEEHNESGPTITSAACIHDISLSIDKGASEWQSKGKRNSRSRKMDASVEADAGIDGDSFLVGSNIKAEFNCLSGTHMSESYSCNSTYRPPAETQVETPHRGSWSTHKDSRAGGSTPEPMVPQRSLPYRQSRFTVNPKYDTSEFSLGHHISGSGLYDVPVETKGSCRPQRVPYISLMSRLNGRPVVGHPLAIEKLSGSMYDDLIMMAKCRTSSSELDTSDYHVDMVHGKRPHGTALSKHHHLQARGSLTKSPSSRQNVLLSKKIRKLSSLTSSRRTKKKGQPVVEKLKGPCIACIPLNVVFSRIMAAMNSSTRPAVLLIATEDV
- the LOC140881516 gene encoding uncharacterized protein At1g51745-like isoform X1 — encoded protein: MGGSGSGTSPSKGIDRSVGGLVWVRRRNGSWWPGRILGPDELPENSLSMPRLGTPVKLLGRDDASVDWYNLERSKRVKAFRCGEYDDCIEKAKAVASHPSKKAAKYARREDAIIHALELESARLGKEHPHLSDKPDTYREHPGVDESPSSFHTNGERNDYIDGNLSSCDVLDSSCSTEESEDDSIQEGSQTGLPFVKSDLMDAAKEGARRWRTPNDSEDDGTEGSRRMKGLDDLGLGVASSLKRKRSLVDHVHDFLKKKNRRRALTKVLESTPRLPVRVCASSSPNESCFPEALDCRVSGLESTKSKKNNSIVVKNSGSMTVSCENGASLNTSKHVNDILVRCKLKENEACGMTPENDSLEGLFRVPLIAQGFSKIVSADSQMARIGPVAESSQSSHVETPPLGKEEHNESGPTITSAACIHDISLSIDKGASEWQSKGKRNSRSRKMDASVEADAGIDGDSFLVGSNIKAEFNCLSGTHMSESYSCNSTYRPPAETQVETPHRGSWSTHKDSRAGGSTPEPMVPQRSLPYRQSRFTVNPKYDTSEFSLGHHISGSGLYDVPVETKGSCRPQRVPYISLMSRLNGRPVVGHPLAIEKLSGSMYDDLIMMAKCRTSSSELDTSDYHVDMVHGKRPHGTALSKHHHLQARGSLTKSPSSRQNVLLSKKIRKLSSLTSSRRTKKKGQPVVEKLKGPCIACIPLNVVFSRIMAAMNSSTRPAVLLIATEDV
- the LOC140881516 gene encoding uncharacterized protein At1g51745-like isoform X2, which translates into the protein MGGSGSGTSPSKGIDRSVGGLVWVRRRNGSWWPGRILGPDELPENSLSMPRLGTPVKLLGRDDASVDWYNLERSKRVKAFRCGEYDDCIEKAKAVASHPSKKAAKYARREDAIIHALELESARLGKEHPHLSDKPDTYREHPGVDESPSSFHTNGERNDYIDGNLSSCDVLDSSCSTEESEDDSIQEGSQTGLPFVKSDLMDAAKEGARRWRTPNDSEDDGTEGSRRMKGLDDLGLGVASSLKRKRSLVDHVHDFLKKKNRRRALTKVLESTPRLPVRVCASSSPNESCFPEALDCRVSGLESTKSKKNNSIVVKNSGSMTVSCENGASLIAQGFSKIVSADSQMARIGPVAESSQSSHVETPPLGKEEHNESGPTITSAACIHDISLSIDKGASEWQSKGKRNSRSRKMDASVEADAGIDGDSFLVGSNIKAEFNCLSGTHMSESYSCNSTYRPPAETQVETPHRGSWSTHKDSRAGGSTPEPMVPQRSLPYRQSRFTVNPKYDTSEFSLGHHISGSGLYDVPVETKGSCRPQRVPYISLMSRLNGRPVVGHPLAIEKLSGSMYDDLIMMAKCRTSSSELDTSDYHVDMVHGKRPHGTALSKHHHLQARGSLTKSPSSRQNVLLSKKIRKLSSLTSSRRTKKKGQPVVEKLKGPCIACIPLNVVFSRIMAAMNSSTRPAVLLIATEDV